A window of the Enterobacteriaceae bacterium 4M9 genome harbors these coding sequences:
- a CDS encoding DUF805 domain-containing protein — protein MNWYLEVLHNYIGFNGRARRTEYWMFIVVNMVFTFVLGVIDRLIGWRLVGESGALTSIYGVLIFLPWWAVQFRRLHDTDRSAWWLLLLIIPVVGWIIIILFNCQRGTEGENRYGPDPLEAPPPRRRISAR, from the coding sequence ATGAACTGGTATCTGGAAGTCTTACACAACTATATCGGCTTTAACGGCCGCGCTCGCCGCACCGAATACTGGATGTTTATTGTGGTGAATATGGTGTTCACTTTCGTGCTGGGCGTGATAGACCGCCTGATTGGCTGGCGGCTGGTGGGTGAAAGCGGCGCGCTGACCTCGATTTACGGCGTGCTTATCTTTTTGCCGTGGTGGGCGGTGCAGTTTCGCCGCCTGCATGACACCGACCGCTCCGCCTGGTGGCTGCTGCTGCTCATCATCCCGGTTGTCGGCTGGATAATTATTATTCTGTTTAACTGCCAGCGCGGCACCGAGGGCGAGAACCGTTACGGTCCTGACCCGCTGGAAGCGCCGCCGCCGCGCAGGCGTATTAGCGCCCGTTAA
- a CDS encoding pirin family protein: MITPRTAEQCGKADYGWLQARYTFSFGHYFDPKLLGYASLRVLNQEVLAPGAAFQPRTYPKVDILNLILDGEAEYRDSEGNHIQTKAGEVLLLATQPGVSYSEHNLSKTQPLTRMQLWLDACPERENAPVQKFALCDNQRQLIASSDGAQGSLVLRQQVWVHHVMLNEGERLDFRLHGPRAYLQSIHGRVHAETGAEEKAALTCGDGAFIRDESTLTLVADSPLRALLIDLPV, translated from the coding sequence ATGATTACGCCAAGAACAGCCGAACAGTGCGGGAAAGCCGACTATGGCTGGCTCCAGGCCCGCTATACGTTTTCTTTCGGTCACTACTTCGACCCAAAGCTGCTGGGCTACGCCTCGCTGCGGGTGTTGAACCAGGAAGTGCTGGCCCCAGGCGCTGCGTTCCAGCCACGCACCTATCCCAAAGTGGATATTCTCAATCTCATCCTTGATGGCGAAGCCGAGTACCGCGACAGCGAAGGTAACCACATACAGACCAAAGCGGGCGAGGTATTGCTGCTCGCCACCCAACCGGGCGTGAGCTACAGCGAGCATAATCTGAGCAAAACGCAGCCGCTGACGCGCATGCAGCTGTGGCTGGATGCCTGCCCGGAGCGCGAAAACGCACCGGTGCAAAAGTTTGCGCTGTGCGATAACCAACGCCAGCTCATTGCCTCGTCCGACGGCGCACAGGGCAGCCTGGTGCTGCGCCAGCAGGTGTGGGTGCATCACGTGATGCTCAACGAAGGCGAGCGTCTGGACTTTCGCCTGCACGGCCCGCGCGCTTATTTGCAGTCGATTCACGGCCGCGTTCACGCCGAAACCGGGGCCGAAGAAAAAGCGGCGCTGACCTGCGGCGACGGCGCGTTTATTCGCGATGAATCCACGCTGACGCTGGTGGCCGACAGCCCGCTACGCGCGCTGCTGATTGATTTACCGGTGTGA
- a CDS encoding LysR family transcriptional regulator, with protein MAKERALTLEALRVMDAIDRRGSFAAAADELGRVPSALSYTMQKLEEELDVVLFDRSGHRTKFTNVGRMLLERGRVLLEAADKLTTDAEALARGWETHLTIVTEALVPPTEFYPLIERLATKADTQLSILTEVLAGAWERLEQGKADIVIAPDLHFRSSTEINSRKLYKMMSVYVAAPDHPIHQEPEPLSEVTRVKYRGVAVADTARERPVLTVQLLDKQPRMTVSSMEDKRQALLAGLGVATMPYPMVERDIAEGRLRVVSPESTSEIDIIMAWRRDSMGEAKSWCLREIPKLFNGR; from the coding sequence ATGGCGAAAGAAAGAGCACTGACGCTGGAAGCGTTGCGCGTCATGGATGCAATCGACCGGCGCGGCAGTTTCGCGGCGGCGGCGGATGAGCTGGGGCGCGTGCCTTCTGCGCTCAGCTATACCATGCAAAAGCTTGAGGAAGAGCTGGACGTGGTCCTGTTTGACCGTTCAGGTCACCGCACCAAATTCACCAACGTTGGGCGCATGTTGCTGGAGCGTGGTCGCGTGCTGCTGGAAGCCGCCGACAAGCTTACCACCGACGCCGAAGCGCTGGCGCGCGGCTGGGAAACCCATCTCACTATCGTCACCGAGGCGCTGGTGCCGCCTACCGAGTTTTATCCGCTCATTGAACGGCTCGCTACCAAGGCCGACACCCAGCTTTCTATCCTCACCGAAGTTCTGGCCGGTGCCTGGGAGCGCCTGGAGCAGGGCAAAGCGGATATCGTGATTGCCCCGGATCTTCACTTTCGCTCTTCAACCGAAATCAACTCACGCAAACTGTATAAGATGATGAGCGTGTATGTGGCGGCACCTGACCATCCTATCCATCAGGAGCCGGAACCGCTGTCTGAAGTCACCAGAGTGAAATACCGCGGTGTGGCGGTGGCTGATACCGCGCGTGAACGCCCGGTGCTCACCGTGCAGCTGCTCGATAAGCAGCCGCGTATGACGGTCAGCAGTATGGAAGATAAGCGTCAGGCGCTGCTGGCGGGCCTTGGGGTTGCCACCATGCCGTACCCGATGGTGGAGCGTGATATCGCCGAAGGCCGACTGCGCGTGGTAAGCCCGGAATCCACCTCGGAAATCGACATCATCATGGCGTGGCGTCGCGACAGCATGGGCGAAGCCAAATCCTGGTGCCTGCGCGAAATTCCGAAGCTGTTTAACGGGCGCTAA